A region of Solanum dulcamara chromosome 7, daSolDulc1.2, whole genome shotgun sequence DNA encodes the following proteins:
- the LOC129894990 gene encoding uncharacterized Rho GTPase-activating protein At5g61530 isoform X2, whose translation MPSVISPQWQEKASGFFQSSGVKLKEAGQSAGSFVGEVAKDAKGNVGEVAEKVGSVVKSRWSLLQQPSTRHAMQERFISAAATTSFFLRKGFLETKDKVAKKTAQKSKTLLTDIERWQKGVASTDVFGVPIDILVQRQQSTRSIPYIMVKCADYLVLSGLNSPELFKAEGDKKVIHQLVSFYNQDQNAPIPEGVNPVDIAALMKCYLASLPEPLTTFELYNEIRGARSGIHTMKNTLKKIPTVNYMTLELITALLLRVSQKSLVNKMDARTLATEMAPILIWPRGQSPHQYHQFWNHSAKTSSKKNMDSNSNSSAWEMLEDEDENVDASSPIPLDDGLPIDLGAIDAIQCLIEHHNAIFTDANETVWR comes from the exons ATGCCTTCAGTAATTTCGCCTCAGTGGCAAGAGAAAGCTAGTGGATTCTTTCAATCTTCGG GGGTGAAGTTGAAAGAAGCTGGACAGTCTGCAGGATCATTTGTTGGGGAGGTTGCCAAAGATGCAAAAGGGAATGTTGGTGAGGTTGCTGAGAAAGTTGGATCAGTAGTCAAAAGTAGATGGTCGCTCCTACAGCAGCCATCAACAAGACATGCCATGCAGGAGCGCTTTATTTCTGCAGCTGCTACAACCAGCTTCTTCTTGAGGAAAGGGTTTTTGGAGACAAAAGATAAG GTGGCAAAGAAAACTGCACAGAAAAGCAAGACTTTGCTGACTGATATCGAGCGGTGGCAGAAG GGAGTTGCCAGCACTGATG TGTTTGGAGTCCCCATCGATATCCTTGTGCAGAGGCAACAATCAACTAGATCCATTCCTTATATCATGGTGAAATGTGCAGATTATCTTGTCTTATCAG GGCTGAATTCACCTGAGCTGTTCAAGGCTGAAGGAGATAAAAAGGTCATACATCAATTGGTTTCTTTCTACAATCAAG ATCAAAATGCACCAATACCCGAGGGAGTAAATCCAGTAGATATTGCAGCTCTGATGAAGTGCTACCTTGCAAGTCTACCTGAGCCACTGACAACCTTCGAGCTTTATAATGAAATAAGAGGTGCTCGCTCAGGCATACACACAATGAAGAATACCTTAAAGAAGATTCCAACCGTCAACTACATGACACTGGAATTGATCACTGCACTGCTACTCCGCGTAAGCCAGAAATCTCTGGTTAACAAG ATGGATGCAAGAACTCTTGCAACGGAAATGGCTCCAATCCTTATTTGGCCAAGAGGACAGAGTCCACACCAGTATCACCAGTTCTGGAACCATTCAGCAAAAACTTCttcaaagaaaaatatggaCTCCAACTCTAACTCTAGTGCATGGGAGATGCTTGAAG atgaagatgaaaatgttGATGCATCTTCTCCCATCCCCTTGGATGATGGGCTGCCAATTGACTTGGGTGCTATTGATGCCATTCAATGCTTAATCGAACATCATAATGCCATATTTACCGATGCAAATGAGACTGTTTGGCGATAG
- the LOC129894990 gene encoding uncharacterized Rho GTPase-activating protein At5g61530 isoform X1, with protein MPSVISPQWQEKASGFFQSSGVKLKEAGQSAGSFVGEVAKDAKGNVGEVAEKVGSVVKSRWSLLQQPSTRHAMQERFISAAATTSFFLRKGFLETKDKVVVGKTKVEEVAKKTAQKSKTLLTDIERWQKGVASTDVFGVPIDILVQRQQSTRSIPYIMVKCADYLVLSGLNSPELFKAEGDKKVIHQLVSFYNQDQNAPIPEGVNPVDIAALMKCYLASLPEPLTTFELYNEIRGARSGIHTMKNTLKKIPTVNYMTLELITALLLRVSQKSLVNKMDARTLATEMAPILIWPRGQSPHQYHQFWNHSAKTSSKKNMDSNSNSSAWEMLEDEDENVDASSPIPLDDGLPIDLGAIDAIQCLIEHHNAIFTDANETVWR; from the exons ATGCCTTCAGTAATTTCGCCTCAGTGGCAAGAGAAAGCTAGTGGATTCTTTCAATCTTCGG GGGTGAAGTTGAAAGAAGCTGGACAGTCTGCAGGATCATTTGTTGGGGAGGTTGCCAAAGATGCAAAAGGGAATGTTGGTGAGGTTGCTGAGAAAGTTGGATCAGTAGTCAAAAGTAGATGGTCGCTCCTACAGCAGCCATCAACAAGACATGCCATGCAGGAGCGCTTTATTTCTGCAGCTGCTACAACCAGCTTCTTCTTGAGGAAAGGGTTTTTGGAGACAAAAGATAAGGTTGTTGTTGGAAAGACAAAAGTTGAGGAG GTGGCAAAGAAAACTGCACAGAAAAGCAAGACTTTGCTGACTGATATCGAGCGGTGGCAGAAG GGAGTTGCCAGCACTGATG TGTTTGGAGTCCCCATCGATATCCTTGTGCAGAGGCAACAATCAACTAGATCCATTCCTTATATCATGGTGAAATGTGCAGATTATCTTGTCTTATCAG GGCTGAATTCACCTGAGCTGTTCAAGGCTGAAGGAGATAAAAAGGTCATACATCAATTGGTTTCTTTCTACAATCAAG ATCAAAATGCACCAATACCCGAGGGAGTAAATCCAGTAGATATTGCAGCTCTGATGAAGTGCTACCTTGCAAGTCTACCTGAGCCACTGACAACCTTCGAGCTTTATAATGAAATAAGAGGTGCTCGCTCAGGCATACACACAATGAAGAATACCTTAAAGAAGATTCCAACCGTCAACTACATGACACTGGAATTGATCACTGCACTGCTACTCCGCGTAAGCCAGAAATCTCTGGTTAACAAG ATGGATGCAAGAACTCTTGCAACGGAAATGGCTCCAATCCTTATTTGGCCAAGAGGACAGAGTCCACACCAGTATCACCAGTTCTGGAACCATTCAGCAAAAACTTCttcaaagaaaaatatggaCTCCAACTCTAACTCTAGTGCATGGGAGATGCTTGAAG atgaagatgaaaatgttGATGCATCTTCTCCCATCCCCTTGGATGATGGGCTGCCAATTGACTTGGGTGCTATTGATGCCATTCAATGCTTAATCGAACATCATAATGCCATATTTACCGATGCAAATGAGACTGTTTGGCGATAG
- the LOC129894991 gene encoding probable isoaspartyl peptidase/L-asparaginase 3 isoform X1, which produces MKKHLFLFFSMALVNEVGASLQYPLVVSTWPFLEAVRAAWNAVDIGFSAVDAVVEGCSACEKLRCDGTVGPGGSPDENGETTIDAMVMDGVTMEVGAVASMRYVPEGIKAAKLVLEYTKHTMLVGDQASAFAISMGLPGPTNLSSVESIEKWTKWKDNSCQPNFRKNVIPRDSCGPYHPNGPSIKRCPMDNELRPNEFGSVNVGLHSHDTISMAVIDQVGRIAVGTSTNGATFKIPGRVGDGPIAGSSAYADAEVGACGATGDGDIMMRFLPCYQAVENMRLGMEPELAAKDAISRIARKYPDFIGALFAVNRSGIHAGACHGWTFQYSVKNPGMNDVEVFTVHPQ; this is translated from the exons ATGAAGAAGCATCTgttcctcttcttctccatG GCACTGGTGAATGAAGTTGGGGCTTCCTTGCAATATCCTCTAGTCGTAAGCACCTGGCCTTTTTTGGAAGCTGTTAGAGCTGCCTGGAACGCCGTTGACATTGGGTTTTCTGCAGTTGATGCAGTTGTCGAAGGTTGTTCTGCTTGTGAGAAACTAAGATGTGATGGTACAG TTGGTCCTGGTGGAAGTCCAGATGAGAATGGAGAAACTACAATTGATGCCATGGTCATGGATGGG GTAACAATGGAGGTCGGTGCTGTTGCTTCTATGAGGTATGTGCCAGAGGGAATTAAAGCTGCGAAGTTAGTGTTGGAGTATACTAAACATACTATGCTTGTCGGGGATCAAGCCTCAGCTTTTGCCATTTCGATGGGCCTTCCGGGGCCTACAAACCTTAGCTCAGTTGAGTCAATAGAGAAGTGGACAAAATGGAAAGATAATTCTTGCCAACCTAATTTTCGGAAAAATGTTATCCCTAGAGATAGTTGTGGTCCATACCATCCAAATGGTCCTTCAATAAAAAGATGCCCGATGGATAACGAGCTCAGGCCTAATGAATTTGGATCAGTTAATGTAGGTTTACATAGCCATGATACAATATCCATGGCTGTCATTGACCAA GTTGGACGGATTGCCGTAGGTACATCAACTAATGGAGCCACATTTAAGATTCCCGGAAG GGTTGGTGATGGACCTATAGCAGGGTCTTCAGCATATGCAGATGCTGAAGTTGGTGCTTGTGGAGCCACTGGGGATGGTGATATTATGATGCGCTTCCTTCCGTG TTATCAGGCTGTGGAGAATATGAGATTAGGAATGGAACCCGAACTTGCTGCAAAAGATGCTATATCGCGAATTGCAAGGAAATATCCAGACTTTATTGGGGCTCTATTTGCAGTCAACAGAAGTGGAATTCATGCAGGTGCATGCCATGGTTGGACTTTTCAGTACTCTGTCAAAAATCCTGGGATGAATGACGTTGAGGTCTTTACTGTTCACCCCCAGTGA
- the LOC129894991 gene encoding probable isoaspartyl peptidase/L-asparaginase 3 isoform X2, protein MVMDGVTMEVGAVASMRYVPEGIKAAKLVLEYTKHTMLVGDQASAFAISMGLPGPTNLSSVESIEKWTKWKDNSCQPNFRKNVIPRDSCGPYHPNGPSIKRCPMDNELRPNEFGSVNVGLHSHDTISMAVIDQVGRIAVGTSTNGATFKIPGRVGDGPIAGSSAYADAEVGACGATGDGDIMMRFLPCYQAVENMRLGMEPELAAKDAISRIARKYPDFIGALFAVNRSGIHAGACHGWTFQYSVKNPGMNDVEVFTVHPQ, encoded by the exons ATGGTCATGGATGGG GTAACAATGGAGGTCGGTGCTGTTGCTTCTATGAGGTATGTGCCAGAGGGAATTAAAGCTGCGAAGTTAGTGTTGGAGTATACTAAACATACTATGCTTGTCGGGGATCAAGCCTCAGCTTTTGCCATTTCGATGGGCCTTCCGGGGCCTACAAACCTTAGCTCAGTTGAGTCAATAGAGAAGTGGACAAAATGGAAAGATAATTCTTGCCAACCTAATTTTCGGAAAAATGTTATCCCTAGAGATAGTTGTGGTCCATACCATCCAAATGGTCCTTCAATAAAAAGATGCCCGATGGATAACGAGCTCAGGCCTAATGAATTTGGATCAGTTAATGTAGGTTTACATAGCCATGATACAATATCCATGGCTGTCATTGACCAA GTTGGACGGATTGCCGTAGGTACATCAACTAATGGAGCCACATTTAAGATTCCCGGAAG GGTTGGTGATGGACCTATAGCAGGGTCTTCAGCATATGCAGATGCTGAAGTTGGTGCTTGTGGAGCCACTGGGGATGGTGATATTATGATGCGCTTCCTTCCGTG TTATCAGGCTGTGGAGAATATGAGATTAGGAATGGAACCCGAACTTGCTGCAAAAGATGCTATATCGCGAATTGCAAGGAAATATCCAGACTTTATTGGGGCTCTATTTGCAGTCAACAGAAGTGGAATTCATGCAGGTGCATGCCATGGTTGGACTTTTCAGTACTCTGTCAAAAATCCTGGGATGAATGACGTTGAGGTCTTTACTGTTCACCCCCAGTGA
- the LOC129894991 gene encoding probable isoaspartyl peptidase/L-asparaginase 3 isoform X3, with amino-acid sequence MEVGAVASMRYVPEGIKAAKLVLEYTKHTMLVGDQASAFAISMGLPGPTNLSSVESIEKWTKWKDNSCQPNFRKNVIPRDSCGPYHPNGPSIKRCPMDNELRPNEFGSVNVGLHSHDTISMAVIDQVGRIAVGTSTNGATFKIPGRVGDGPIAGSSAYADAEVGACGATGDGDIMMRFLPCYQAVENMRLGMEPELAAKDAISRIARKYPDFIGALFAVNRSGIHAGACHGWTFQYSVKNPGMNDVEVFTVHPQ; translated from the exons ATGGAGGTCGGTGCTGTTGCTTCTATGAGGTATGTGCCAGAGGGAATTAAAGCTGCGAAGTTAGTGTTGGAGTATACTAAACATACTATGCTTGTCGGGGATCAAGCCTCAGCTTTTGCCATTTCGATGGGCCTTCCGGGGCCTACAAACCTTAGCTCAGTTGAGTCAATAGAGAAGTGGACAAAATGGAAAGATAATTCTTGCCAACCTAATTTTCGGAAAAATGTTATCCCTAGAGATAGTTGTGGTCCATACCATCCAAATGGTCCTTCAATAAAAAGATGCCCGATGGATAACGAGCTCAGGCCTAATGAATTTGGATCAGTTAATGTAGGTTTACATAGCCATGATACAATATCCATGGCTGTCATTGACCAA GTTGGACGGATTGCCGTAGGTACATCAACTAATGGAGCCACATTTAAGATTCCCGGAAG GGTTGGTGATGGACCTATAGCAGGGTCTTCAGCATATGCAGATGCTGAAGTTGGTGCTTGTGGAGCCACTGGGGATGGTGATATTATGATGCGCTTCCTTCCGTG TTATCAGGCTGTGGAGAATATGAGATTAGGAATGGAACCCGAACTTGCTGCAAAAGATGCTATATCGCGAATTGCAAGGAAATATCCAGACTTTATTGGGGCTCTATTTGCAGTCAACAGAAGTGGAATTCATGCAGGTGCATGCCATGGTTGGACTTTTCAGTACTCTGTCAAAAATCCTGGGATGAATGACGTTGAGGTCTTTACTGTTCACCCCCAGTGA
- the LOC129895342 gene encoding U-box domain-containing protein 35-like isoform X1 — MEEKNEVVTKVEGLSPLPSVNSSTIAVAINGKKKSKCVVRWALDKFVPEGKVCFKLLHVRPPIIGVPTPMGSFIPISQVRDDVVTAFRKDVEWQTSENLLPYKMLCINRKVQVEVLQLESDDIVNAIAQEVTKLNIIKLVIGASSRSIFSRGQSLSSRISDSTPSFCTIYAVSKGKLLSIRPSDSEINGSSSAGDSYTSCSITSSTVQTSSSLTERSEPDSSSSYSHFGSPSLPMQRFQALSHINQNFPHRRASSNVSVHHKNYSLDFGDGEDTVRSCSQGTYLIDGDDLASSFRSLVTDNYTTADDQASISGALTDSSSRYEVDINFELEKLRTELRHTRGMYAVAQTEVIDASRKINELHKRRLEEGVKLREICLKEEEVKELAQKENEKYEAVKREADYVKNCAEREAAQRKEAELLALRESKEKDKLENALMGQAHQYQEFTWEEIISSTSSFDENLKIGMGAYGTVYKCSLHHTTVAVKVLHSEGSHLTKQYQQELEILSKISHPHLLILLGVCPDRSCLVYEFMENGSLEERLLRKHDTPPIPWFDRYRIAWEVASALAFLHNSKSDPIIHRDLKPANILLDRNFVSKIGDVGLSTMINSDAALSTIYKDSGPVGTLCYIDPEYQRTGLISPTSDIYAFGMVLLQLLTAKAAMGLPHIVETVIDKDNLTKVLDPEAGKWPLEETKELAMLALKCTELCRRDRPNLKDEILPTLEKLKEVADKTRDSASNTQSPPNYYLCPLLKDIMEDPCVAADGYTYDRHAIETWLKEKDISPMTSLPLAHKNLLPNYTLLSAILDWKSR, encoded by the exons atggaagaaaaaaatgaagttgTAACTAAAGTGGAAGGCCTAAGTCCTCTGCCTTCAGTAAACTCTTCAACCATTGCAGTAGCTATCAATGGTAAGAAAAAGAGCAAATGTGTAGTCAGGTGGGCTTTGGACAAATTTGTTCCTGAAGGAAAAGTTTGCTTCAAGCTGTTACATGTCCGTCCGCCCATAATTGGTGTGCCAACCCCAA TGGGAAGCTTTATACCTATTTCACAAGTGCGGGATGATGTAGTGACTGCTTTCCGAAAGGATGTGGAGTGGCAAACAAGTGAAAATCTGCTTCCTTACAAGATGTTATGTATTAATCGAaag GTCCAAGTAGAAGTTTTACAACTTGAATCAGATGATATCGTGAACGCAATTGCACAGGAGGTCACCAAGCTTAATATCATCAAGCTTGTGATAGGTGCTTCATCTCGTAGCATATTTTCTAG GGGACAAAGCTTATCCTCAAGAATCTCGGATAGTACTCCAAGCTTTTGTACCATCTATGCTGTTTCAAAAGGAAAATTGTTATCTATACGTCCTTCTGATTCAGAGATAAATGGAAGCAGTTCGGCTGGAGATAGTTACACGAGCTGCTCAATCACCAGTTCAACAGTTCAAACTTCAAGTTCACTAACAG AAAGGTCAGAACCAGACTCAAGTTCTTCATACAGTCACTTCGGTTCTCCTTCACTGCCAATGCAAAGATTTCAAGCTCTTTCACATATTAATCAGAACTTTCCTCATAGAAGAGCAAGTTCAAATGTATCAGTCCACCATAAAAACTATTCTCTTGATTTTGGTGATGGTGAGGATACTGTCAGGTCTTGTTCCCAAGGAACATATCTCATTGATGGAGATGACCTTGCTTCTAGTTTTAGGAGCTTGGTAACAGACAACTACACAACGGCAGATGATCAAGCTTCAATTTCAGGGGCTCTGACAGATTCATCATCGAGATATGAG GTGGACATCAATTTTGAGCTAGAGAAGCTAAGAACTGAATTAAGACATACTCGAGGAATGTATGCAGTTGCACAGACTGAAGTAATTGACGCTTCTAGGAAG ATAAATGAGCTGCACAAGCGCCGGTTGGAGGAAGGTGTTAAACTTCGGGAAATTTGTTTGAAGGAAGAGGAAGTAAAAGAGTTAGCAcaaaaagagaatgagaaatACGAAGCTGTAAAAAGAGAAGCTGATTATGTGAAGAACTGTGCTGAAAGAGAGGCTGCACAAAGAAAAGAAGCAGAACTACTAGCCTTACGTGagtcaaaagaaaaagacaagctTGAGAATGCCTTGATGGGTCAGGCACATCAGTACCAAGAATTCACTTGGGAAGAAATCATATCTTCCACCTCTTCTTTCGatgaaaatcttaaaattgGTATGGGGGCATACGGAACTGTTTATAAGTGCAGCTTGCATCATACTACAGTTGCTGTCAAAGTTCTTCACTCTGAGGGATCTCATCTGACGAAGCAGTATCAGCAAGAG CTGGAAATATTGAGCAAAATTAGTCATCCACATTTGCTAATCCTTCTTGGTGTGTGCCCCGATCGTAGTTGCTTAGTGTATGAGTTCATGGAGAATGGTAGCTTGGAGGAGAGGCTGCTCAGGAAACATGATACACCTCCTATTCCATGGTTTGATAGATATCGAATTGCATGGGAAGTGGCTTCCGCCCTTGCCTTTCTTCACAACTCCAAATCAGATCCAATTATTCATCGTGATCTAAAGCCTGCAAACATATTGCTTGATCGTAATTTTGTCAGTAAAATTGGTGATGTTGGCCTCTCAACGATGATAAACTCGGATGCTGCGTTATCCACCATCTACAAAGATTCAGGTCCTGTGGGAACACTTTGCTACATAGACCCTGAGTACCAAAGGACCGGATTGATCTCTCCAACATCTGACATTTATGCATTTGGGATGGTTCTCCTGCAGTTGCTAACAGCAAAAGCAGCTATGGGACTTCCCCACATTGTTGAAACGGTAATCGATAAGGATAATCTAACTAAGGTACTAGATCCAGAGGCTGGTAAATGGCCATTAGAAGAGACAAAGGAACTAGCTATGCTAGCACTTAAATGCACAGAGCTTTGTCGAAGAGACAGGCCCAATTTGAAAGATGAAATTCTCCCTACATTGGAGAAATTGAAAGAAGTTGCTGATAAGACTCGAGATTCTGCCTCGAATACCCAATCTCCTCCTAACTACTATTTGTGCCCTTTACTCAAG
- the LOC129895342 gene encoding U-box domain-containing protein 35-like isoform X2, whose translation MEEKNEVVTKVEGLSPLPSVNSSTIAVAINGKKKSKCVVRWALDKFVPEGKVCFKLLHVRPPIIGVPTPMTAFRKDVEWQTSENLLPYKMLCINRKVQVEVLQLESDDIVNAIAQEVTKLNIIKLVIGASSRSIFSRGQSLSSRISDSTPSFCTIYAVSKGKLLSIRPSDSEINGSSSAGDSYTSCSITSSTVQTSSSLTERSEPDSSSSYSHFGSPSLPMQRFQALSHINQNFPHRRASSNVSVHHKNYSLDFGDGEDTVRSCSQGTYLIDGDDLASSFRSLVTDNYTTADDQASISGALTDSSSRYEVDINFELEKLRTELRHTRGMYAVAQTEVIDASRKINELHKRRLEEGVKLREICLKEEEVKELAQKENEKYEAVKREADYVKNCAEREAAQRKEAELLALRESKEKDKLENALMGQAHQYQEFTWEEIISSTSSFDENLKIGMGAYGTVYKCSLHHTTVAVKVLHSEGSHLTKQYQQELEILSKISHPHLLILLGVCPDRSCLVYEFMENGSLEERLLRKHDTPPIPWFDRYRIAWEVASALAFLHNSKSDPIIHRDLKPANILLDRNFVSKIGDVGLSTMINSDAALSTIYKDSGPVGTLCYIDPEYQRTGLISPTSDIYAFGMVLLQLLTAKAAMGLPHIVETVIDKDNLTKVLDPEAGKWPLEETKELAMLALKCTELCRRDRPNLKDEILPTLEKLKEVADKTRDSASNTQSPPNYYLCPLLKDIMEDPCVAADGYTYDRHAIETWLKEKDISPMTSLPLAHKNLLPNYTLLSAILDWKSR comes from the exons atggaagaaaaaaatgaagttgTAACTAAAGTGGAAGGCCTAAGTCCTCTGCCTTCAGTAAACTCTTCAACCATTGCAGTAGCTATCAATGGTAAGAAAAAGAGCAAATGTGTAGTCAGGTGGGCTTTGGACAAATTTGTTCCTGAAGGAAAAGTTTGCTTCAAGCTGTTACATGTCCGTCCGCCCATAATTGGTGTGCCAACCCCAA TGACTGCTTTCCGAAAGGATGTGGAGTGGCAAACAAGTGAAAATCTGCTTCCTTACAAGATGTTATGTATTAATCGAaag GTCCAAGTAGAAGTTTTACAACTTGAATCAGATGATATCGTGAACGCAATTGCACAGGAGGTCACCAAGCTTAATATCATCAAGCTTGTGATAGGTGCTTCATCTCGTAGCATATTTTCTAG GGGACAAAGCTTATCCTCAAGAATCTCGGATAGTACTCCAAGCTTTTGTACCATCTATGCTGTTTCAAAAGGAAAATTGTTATCTATACGTCCTTCTGATTCAGAGATAAATGGAAGCAGTTCGGCTGGAGATAGTTACACGAGCTGCTCAATCACCAGTTCAACAGTTCAAACTTCAAGTTCACTAACAG AAAGGTCAGAACCAGACTCAAGTTCTTCATACAGTCACTTCGGTTCTCCTTCACTGCCAATGCAAAGATTTCAAGCTCTTTCACATATTAATCAGAACTTTCCTCATAGAAGAGCAAGTTCAAATGTATCAGTCCACCATAAAAACTATTCTCTTGATTTTGGTGATGGTGAGGATACTGTCAGGTCTTGTTCCCAAGGAACATATCTCATTGATGGAGATGACCTTGCTTCTAGTTTTAGGAGCTTGGTAACAGACAACTACACAACGGCAGATGATCAAGCTTCAATTTCAGGGGCTCTGACAGATTCATCATCGAGATATGAG GTGGACATCAATTTTGAGCTAGAGAAGCTAAGAACTGAATTAAGACATACTCGAGGAATGTATGCAGTTGCACAGACTGAAGTAATTGACGCTTCTAGGAAG ATAAATGAGCTGCACAAGCGCCGGTTGGAGGAAGGTGTTAAACTTCGGGAAATTTGTTTGAAGGAAGAGGAAGTAAAAGAGTTAGCAcaaaaagagaatgagaaatACGAAGCTGTAAAAAGAGAAGCTGATTATGTGAAGAACTGTGCTGAAAGAGAGGCTGCACAAAGAAAAGAAGCAGAACTACTAGCCTTACGTGagtcaaaagaaaaagacaagctTGAGAATGCCTTGATGGGTCAGGCACATCAGTACCAAGAATTCACTTGGGAAGAAATCATATCTTCCACCTCTTCTTTCGatgaaaatcttaaaattgGTATGGGGGCATACGGAACTGTTTATAAGTGCAGCTTGCATCATACTACAGTTGCTGTCAAAGTTCTTCACTCTGAGGGATCTCATCTGACGAAGCAGTATCAGCAAGAG CTGGAAATATTGAGCAAAATTAGTCATCCACATTTGCTAATCCTTCTTGGTGTGTGCCCCGATCGTAGTTGCTTAGTGTATGAGTTCATGGAGAATGGTAGCTTGGAGGAGAGGCTGCTCAGGAAACATGATACACCTCCTATTCCATGGTTTGATAGATATCGAATTGCATGGGAAGTGGCTTCCGCCCTTGCCTTTCTTCACAACTCCAAATCAGATCCAATTATTCATCGTGATCTAAAGCCTGCAAACATATTGCTTGATCGTAATTTTGTCAGTAAAATTGGTGATGTTGGCCTCTCAACGATGATAAACTCGGATGCTGCGTTATCCACCATCTACAAAGATTCAGGTCCTGTGGGAACACTTTGCTACATAGACCCTGAGTACCAAAGGACCGGATTGATCTCTCCAACATCTGACATTTATGCATTTGGGATGGTTCTCCTGCAGTTGCTAACAGCAAAAGCAGCTATGGGACTTCCCCACATTGTTGAAACGGTAATCGATAAGGATAATCTAACTAAGGTACTAGATCCAGAGGCTGGTAAATGGCCATTAGAAGAGACAAAGGAACTAGCTATGCTAGCACTTAAATGCACAGAGCTTTGTCGAAGAGACAGGCCCAATTTGAAAGATGAAATTCTCCCTACATTGGAGAAATTGAAAGAAGTTGCTGATAAGACTCGAGATTCTGCCTCGAATACCCAATCTCCTCCTAACTACTATTTGTGCCCTTTACTCAAG